The window AATAAATGAAAACTATTTTCAAATGTCATCCCGGTTAGAAGAACCAACAAACATCGAATAACACCAGCATGGGTTACAACTAAATAGTTACCGTTGTTTTTATCTTGAAGTGTTTGCCAAAACCTTTTTACTCTAAGCAAAACATCTGCAAAGCTTTCTCCCAGTGGGGGGGTAAATTCCAAAGGGCTTTCCTTCCACTTTTTGATTTGATTGGGAAATTCTTGCTCAAGTAGTTCCCAGTTCTTTCCCTCCCACTCGCCAAAAGATCTTTCTTTAATGTCCTCGGTGTATTGAATCGAATAATTAGAATTTACAACTATCTGAGCTGTCTGTCGTGTCCGGATGAGGGGGCTTGACCAAATTTCCAAATACTCATAATTTTTTAGAATTTCTTTTGCCGCTTTTATCCTTTTCTCACCTTTTTTGGTAAGTGGGAGGTCGCTCCAACCAGCGAAGTAATGGTTCTCAGTCGCATCGGTATCTCCATGTCTTAAAAAAATAATTTCCTTCATAAATTCATCACCCTTGCTCCTCCGGAAATGACTTTATTATAAAAAACGTCTGCTTTTTCATTTCTCAAAGCTTCCTTTGCTCGTTGAAGCATTTTCTTCGGAGGATATACCCGAGTATCAAAAAGAATCCCAAAAGCCTTTCCTGTATGGGCTCGGTTTATGCCTAATCCACCGATAGAAGAACAGATTTCAATTAGTTTTTCATAAATAGGTTCTGGAAAAAATGACTGAGCAATCCAACTGCTCAGAGTCGCTGCTCTCCCCAAAAGGGATAAATCGTTTTCCTCTAGACCCCGCTGAGCACAACCAAAAGCCTCTGAGAGATCCTTTTGGTACTTTTCCCATTGAGCTCTCATTCTCCTACGGTCCACCGAGAGAGTATCGAGAACACCGGGCAATTCTACGCCTACTACTCCCAAATATCTAGGAACTGGAAAACGTACCAGAATTGATCCATCCAGGTGGTCAAAAATACACATTTTTGAAAAAAAAATACCATCCGAAGGTTCGATCTTTAAAGCAATCCGAGCAATGTCCTCTTCATACAAATCCCGCTCCACAAGAAGTGCCAAAGCTGCTATAAGGGCAGCAATGTCCGCGGTACTTGAAGCATATCCTTTTCCTTCTGGAATTGAGTGGCACCTTCGAAACACAATTTTTTCCGCTATTCTACTCAATCCCCATTCTTGAAGAATTAGCTCCATGGCACGTTTGCTCTTCCAAAGCTCTTGCATGTGTTCCCTGCTTTTTGGATCAACCCTTTCAACCAAATCAACTTCTATTTCTGAGAAACGGTCAATGGTCAAAGATATGAGTACTTCCTTGCCTTCCCAGGTTCCTTGAACTAATTCTCCCATACTACCCGGACACCATGCGCGTTTCATTCCTGTTTATATCCTCCCTAAATATAAAAAAAGGGTTTCAACAAGCTCTATAATTGCTCCTACAGCATCACCACTAAGTCCCCGAAAACCTCTTTCCATCATTTTACTGAATAACCATCCAACAAAAAAAATCAAGGCTGCTTTGAAAGGATGGTAATGCCATCCCAAAAACCAGGGAAACAGCATTATAATCCCAAGCCAAGTCCCCATTACCCACCTTGGGATCTGACCAATAAATTCTTCTCCAAGACTCTTTTTCTCTTGACGAAAGGGATGGAAAAGCCCTCCAATTATTAAAGCAGCGGTTCTTCCTGCCATTGGGGCAATGATTAAATAAATTGGTAGAAAATTTCCCCCCAGTACTATTACCTTAAAGCTTAATAATAGAAATATTCCAGTTACACCAAAAGTTCCAAGATGACTATCTTTGAGAATTTCTCGCCTTCTTTTCAGGTCCTGAGTTGAAAAAAGCGCATCACAAACATCAGCCCATCCATCAAGATGCAATCCTCGAGTTAAAACTAATGAGGTAGCGACTAACACCAAAGCGATTAACCAATTCCCAGCGTTGACAAACCGAAGGAGATAATATAATCCATAGCTGAATGCTCCTACTAACCCTCCAACAATAGGGAAAAAAACAGCTGCTCGGGAAAGATCTCCGTTTTGATAATTAAATTTTGGGACCGGAATGCAAGTTAAAAAACTCATGGCAACAAACCAATAATGCCAAATCTTTGGTTTAATCGCGGAACGGCTAGATTCCATTATATCTCTCCCTTTATCTTCACTGGAATGCCGGCAACTACTAAGTAGACCTGGTTAACTTTAGTTGCCAACCATTGGTTAACGCGACCTTGGAGATCACGAAAGGTTCTCGCCAGAGGGTATTCAGGCACAATCCCCATTCCCGTCTCATTGCTCACCATTAAAAAGTAAAAACCCTCTCGTTGTTGTTTTTCAAAAAGATAAATGAATTCATTAAGAAGTTGGTGATAGGCTGCTTCTTCTTTGTCTTCTCGTAATAACAGATTGTTAACCAGAAATGTAACGCAATCCAGCAATATTGCCTTTCCAGTCCAGTTTTCATCGATATGACTGAAACCATAGGGAGTCTCTCTGGTTAACCACGATTGAGGACGAGAATTCCGATGCTTTTGAACTCTTTCCTTCATTTCCATATCGGTAACCACTCCGGTT of the Candidatus Atribacteria bacterium ADurb.Bin276 genome contains:
- the pduX gene encoding L-threonine kinase, producing MKRAWCPGSMGELVQGTWEGKEVLISLTIDRFSEIEVDLVERVDPKSREHMQELWKSKRAMELILQEWGLSRIAEKIVFRRCHSIPEGKGYASSTADIAALIAALALLVERDLYEEDIARIALKIEPSDGIFFSKMCIFDHLDGSILVRFPVPRYLGVVGVELPGVLDTLSVDRRRMRAQWEKYQKDLSEAFGCAQRGLEENDLSLLGRAATLSSWIAQSFFPEPIYEKLIEICSSIGGLGINRAHTGKAFGILFDTRVYPPKKMLQRAKEALRNEKADVFYNKVISGGARVMNL
- the pspB gene encoding putative phosphoserine phosphatase 2 gives rise to the protein MKEIIFLRHGDTDATENHYFAGWSDLPLTKKGEKRIKAAKEILKNYEYLEIWSSPLIRTRQTAQIVVNSNYSIQYTEDIKERSFGEWEGKNWELLEQEFPNQIKKWKESPLEFTPPLGESFADVLLRVKRFWQTLQDKNNGNYLVVTHAGVIRCLLVLLTGMTFENSFHLLLNPGVIIKVRDDSGFFQVTGIINHEDL
- the cobS gene encoding Cobalamin synthase is translated as MESSRSAIKPKIWHYWFVAMSFLTCIPVPKFNYQNGDLSRAAVFFPIVGGLVGAFSYGLYYLLRFVNAGNWLIALVLVATSLVLTRGLHLDGWADVCDALFSTQDLKRRREILKDSHLGTFGVTGIFLLLSFKVIVLGGNFLPIYLIIAPMAGRTAALIIGGLFHPFRQEKKSLGEEFIGQIPRWVMGTWLGIIMLFPWFLGWHYHPFKAALIFFVGWLFSKMMERGFRGLSGDAVGAIIELVETLFLYLGRI
- the cobP gene encoding Bifunctional adenosylcobalamin biosynthesis protein CobP, with the protein product MNMPEPYKKTVLILGGARSGKSSLAHQMARDSGLPVIYLATGVVTDMEMKERVQKHRNSRPQSWLTRETPYGFSHIDENWTGKAILLDCVTFLVNNLLLREDKEEAAYHQLLNEFIYLFEKQQREGFYFLMVSNETGMGIVPEYPLARTFRDLQGRVNQWLATKVNQVYLVVAGIPVKIKGEI